A genome region from Triticum aestivum cultivar Chinese Spring chromosome 2B, IWGSC CS RefSeq v2.1, whole genome shotgun sequence includes the following:
- the LOC123044708 gene encoding ribosomal RNA small subunit methyltransferase, mitochondrial, which produces MNRAVSHSRARLSAFSASSSSSSSLASEAWDGRFRLHKPRGQHLLTNPRVLDAIARHAALRPGDAVLEVGPGTGNLTARLLASPVDRVTAVEIDPRMVDAVTARFGALDLAHKLTVIQGDAMETEFPEFDVCVANIPYGISSPLIAKLLFGTYHFRTATLLLQKEFARRLVAMPGDSEYNRLAANVGMVADVKLLMDVSKRDFVPMPRVDSSLVEIRPRAAPSEVDVAEWLGFTRECFGQKNKTLGAIFKQKRKILDLLKRSQRSERCTSDAPGAGSGIILGVLVDDGNDEACSDEDGDSGDRAAGFSTEEVGAFKERIAGALESTDLAGKRPSKMSNDELLYLLRLFNERGIWFQ; this is translated from the exons ATGAACCGCGCCGTCTCGCACTCTCGAGCCCGCCTCTCCGccttctccgcctcgtcctcctcctcgtcgtcactgGCGTCGGAGGCGTGGGATGGGCGCTTCCGGCTACACAAGCCGCGGGGGCAGCACCTGCTCACCAACCCACGCGTCCTGGACGCCATCGCGCGCCACGCCGCGCTCCGCCCGGGCGACGCCGTACTCGAGGTCGGCCCCGGCACCGGCAACCTCACAGCCCGCCTCCTCGCCTCCCCGGTCGACCGCGTCACCGCCGTCGAGATCGACCCGCGCATGGTTGACGCAGTCACGGCCCGTTTCGGGGCACTCGACCTGGCGCACAAGCTCACG GTGATCCAGGGGGACGCCATGGAGACCGAATTCCCAGAGTTCGACGTTTGTGTGGCTAACATCCCCTACGGGATCTCCTCGCCGCTCATCGCGAAGCTGCTGTTCGGGACGTACCACTTCCGGACAGCAACGCTCCTGCTGCAGAAGGAGTTCGCGCGGCGGCTCGTGGCCATGCCAGGCGACTCGGAGTATAACCGCCTGGCAGCCAACGTCGGCATGGTAGCGGACGTGAAGCTACTCATGGACGTGAGCAAGAGGGACTTCGTTCCCATGCCCAGGGTAGACTCCTCCCTCGTCGAGATCCGGCCGAGGGCGGCTCCGTCTGAGGTCGACGTCGCCGAGTGGCTGGGCTTCACGCGGGAGTGCTTCGGGCAGAAGAACAAGACCCTCGGTGCCATCTTCAAGCAGAAAAGGAAGATCCTGGATCTTCTCAAGCGGTCTCAGAGAAGCGAGAGATGCACAAGCGATGCCCCTGGCGCTGGCAGTGGCATCATTCTCGGTGTTCTTGTTGACGACGGCAATGACGAAGCCTGCAGCGACGAAGACGGCGACAGCGGCGATCGAGCAGCTGGTTTCAGCACGGAAGAGGTCGGGGCTTTCAAGGAAAGGATTGCCGGTGCTTTAGAGTCCACCGACCTCGCCGGGAAGAGGCCGTCCAAGATGTCAAACGACGAGCTTCTTTATTTGCTCAGGCTATTCAACGAGCGAGGGATATGGTTTCAGTAG